The Penaeus chinensis breed Huanghai No. 1 chromosome 29, ASM1920278v2, whole genome shotgun sequence genome window below encodes:
- the LOC125040923 gene encoding protein argonaute-2-like isoform X2 has protein sequence MYPVGQPPGPPGPPGPSGPGGPPGPAGPPVPRPLSLPPGPTAVPGPITTIVPQAPGTPAVATGTGMTALLPPELPTFVAPRRPNLGREGRPITLRANHFQISMPRGYIHHYDISITPDKCPRKVNREIIETMVHAFPRIFGTLKPVFDGRSNLYTRDPLPIGNEKMELEVTLPGEGRDRVFKVAMKWLAQVNLYTLEEALEGRTRTIPYDAIQALDVVMRHLPSMTYTPVGRSFFSAPDGYYHPLGGGREVWFGFHQSVRPSQWKMMLNIDVSATAFYKAQAVIEFMCEVLDIREIGEQRKPLTDSQRVKFTKEIKGLKIEITHCGAMRRKYRVCNVTRRPAQMQSFPLQLENGQTVECTVAKYFLDKYKMKLRFPHLPCLQVGQEHKHTYLPLEVCNIVPGQRCIKKLTDMQTSTMIKATARSAPDREREINNLVRKADFNNDPYMQEFGLTISTAMMEVRGRVLPPPKLQYGGRTKQQALPNQGVWDMRGKQFFTGVEIRVWAVACFAPQRTVREDALRNFTQQLQKISNDAGMPIIGQPCFCKYANGPDQVEPMFRYLKSTFTGLQLVCVVLPGKTPVYAEVKRVGDTVLGMATQCVQAKNVNKTSPQTLSNLCLKINVKLGGINSILVPGIRPKVFNEPVIFLGADVTHPPAGDNKKPSIAAVVGSMDAHPSRYAATVRVQQHRQNGSTTQGQSASDGSRPRQLTFARTAHDEVIQELSSMVKELLIQFYKSTRFKPNRIILYRDGVSEGQFQTVLQHELTAMREACIKLEADYKPGITYIAVQKRHHTRLFCSDKKEQSGKSGNIPAGTTVDVGITHPTEFDFYLCSHQGIQGTSRPSHYHVLWDDNHFDSDELQCLTYQLCHTYVRCTRSVSIPAPAYYAHLVAFRARYHLVEKEHDSGEGSHQSGNSEDRTPSAMARAVTVHVDTNRVMYFA, from the exons ATGTACCCTGTTGGGCAGC CACCTGGTCCTCCTGGCCCACCCGGTCCCTCGGGTCCGGGTGGACCCCCAGGACCAGCTGGCCCCCCAGTGCCCCGACCCTTGTCCTTGCCGCCGGGACCCACAGCGGTCCCTGGCCCCATCACTACCATTGTACCGCAGGCCCCTGGTACGCCAGCTGTGGCAACGGGGACAGGCATGACTGCCCTCTTACCGCCAGAACTTCCTA CTTTTGTAGCACCAAGAAGACCGAATCTCGGGCGAGAAGGTCGACCTATCACGTTGCGGGCCAATCACTTCCAGATCTCTATGCCAAGAGGTTACATTCACCACTATGATATTAGTATTACCCCTGATAAATGCCCGCGCAAGGTTAATCGGGAAATTATTGAGACGATGGTTCATGCTTTCCCTAGAATTTTTGGCACTCTAAAG ccTGTCTTTGATGGGAGAAGCAATTTATACACCAGAGATCCCCTGCCCATTGGTAATGAAAAAATGGAGCTTGAG GTAACGTTACCAGGGGAAGGACGAGACAGGGTGTTCAAGGTAGCGATGAAATGGTTAGCACAAGTAAATTTATATACGTTAGAAGAAGCATTGGAGGGACGGACGAGAACCATTCCTTATGATGCTATACAA GCACTAGATGTCGTTATGCGTCATCTGCCATCCATGACGTACACACCAGTGGGCAGGTCCTTCTTCTCTGCTCCTGATGGCTATTATCACCCcttgggaggtggaagggaagtgtGGTTTGGCTTCCATCAAAGTGTAAGACCTTCACAGTGGAAGATGATGCTTAACATTGACG tgtCAGCTACAGCATTTTACAAGGCCCAGGCAGTAATAGAGTTTATGTGTGAAGTATTAGATATTCGAGAAATAGGTGAGCAGAGGAAGCCTCTAACAGATTCCCAGCGTGTCAAGTTCACAAAAGAAATTAAGGGTCTGAAg ATTGAGATCACACACTGTGGTGCGATGCGAAGAAAGTACAGGGTGTGTAATGTCACAAGAAGACCAGCACAGATGCAGTC GTTCCCATTGCAGCTAGAGAATGGTCAGACTGTGGAATGTACTGTTGCAAAATATTTCCTTGACAAATACAAAATGAAACTCAGGTTCCCCCATCTACCTTGCCTTCAG gtgggacaagaacacaaacacacataccttcCTCTGGAAGTATGCAACATTGTACCTGGACAACGATGCATCAAGAAActaacagacatgcagacatcTACCATGATCAAGGCAACAGCTAGATCTGCAccggatagggagagagagatcaacaatCTGGTCCGAAAGGCGGACTTTAACAATGACCCATACATGCAAGAATTTGGTCTGACGATCAGTACAGCTATGATGGAG GTCCGAGGCCGCGTACTCCCACCCCCAAAGCTCCAATATGGAGGGCGAACAAAGCAGCAAGCTCTGCCCAACCAGGGGGTGTGGGACATGAGGGGGAAACAGTTCTTCACAGGGGTAGAAATCCGCGTGTGGGCCGTTGCATGCTTCGCCCCACAGCGCACAGTGAGAGAAGATGCGCTGCGCAATTTTACACAGCAACTACAAAAGATTAGTAATGATGCTG GCATGCCCATCATTGGCCAGCCGTGCTTCTGCAAGTATGCCAACGGTCCTGACCAGGTAGAGCCCATGTTCCGTTACCTGAAGAGCACATTCACCGGTCTGCAGCTTGTATGTGTTGTTCTACCAGGCAAAACTCCTGTCTATG CTGAAGTGAAGCGTGTGGGTGACACGGTCTTAGGAATGGCTACCCAATGTGTCCAGGCCAAGAATGTGAACAAAACCTCACCACAAACACTGTCCAACCTCTGTCTCAAAATAAATGTGAAGTTGGGAGGCATCAACTCCATTCTTGTTCCAGGCATCAG ACCAAAAGTGTTCAATGAGCCTGTGATCTTCCTGGGTGCTGATGTAACTCATCCACCAGCGGGTGATAATAAGAAGCCGTCCATTGCAGCCGTAGTAGGATCTATGGATGCTCATCCATCACGCTATGCTGCAACTGTCCGGGTCCAGCAGCACAGACAG AATGGATCAACAACACAAGGCCAAAGTGCCAGTGACGGCTCGCGACCCAGACAACTGACTTTCGCGAGGACGGCACATGAC GAGGTGATCCAGGAGCTCTCTTCTATGGTGAAGGAGCTGCTCATCCAGTTCTACAAGTCTACGCGGTTCAAGCCCAACAGGATCATCCTTTATCGGGATGGTGTGAGCGAGGGGCAATTCCAAACCGTGCTCCAGCATGAGCTGACTGCCATGAGAGAGGCTTGCATAAAGTTGGAAGCGGACTACAAGCCTGGTATCACTTACATTGCTGTGCAGAAGAGACATCATACGAG ATTGTTCTGTTCTGACAAGAAAGAACAGAGTGGCAAGAGTGGTAATATTCCTGCAGGTACAACTGTTGATGTAGGTATCACGCATCCAACTGAGTTTGACTTCTACCTCTGCTCTCATCAGGGTATccag GGCACAAGTCGTCCCAGTCACTACCATGTACTGTGGGATGATAACCACTTTGACAGTGATGAGCTGCAGTGCCTGACTTACCAGTTGTGTCATACATATGTAAGATGTACACGATCAGTCTCCATACCTGCTCCAGCCTATTATGCTCACTTGGTAGCCTTCAGGGCTCGTTATCATCTCGTCGAAAAGGAGCATGACAG TGGAGAGGGGTCACACCAATCTGGCAACAGTGAGGATCGCACACCATCTGCCATGGCAAGGGCAGTTACAGTGCATGTCGACACAAACAGAGTCATGTACTTTGCTTAA
- the LOC125040923 gene encoding protein argonaute-2-like isoform X3 → MYPVGQPPGPPGPPGPSGPGGPPGPAGPPVPRPLSLPPGPTAVPGPITTIVPQAPGTPAVATGTGMTALLPPELPNTPAFVAPRRPNLGREGRPITLRANHFQISMPRGYIHHYDISITPDKCPRKVNREIIETMVHAFPRIFGTLKPVFDGRSNLYTRDPLPIGNEKMELEVTLPGEGRDRVFKVAMKWLAQVNLYTLEEALEGRTRTIPYDAIQALDVVMRHLPSMTYTPVGRSFFSAPDGYYHPLGGGREVWFGFHQSVRPSQWKMMLNIDVSATAFYKAQAVIEFMCEVLDIREIGEQRKPLTDSQRVKFTKEIKGLKIEITHCGAMRRKYRVCNVTRRPAQMQSFPLQLENGQTVECTVAKYFLDKYKMKLRFPHLPCLQVGQEHKHTYLPLEVCNIVPGQRCIKKLTDMQTSTMIKATARSAPDREREINNLVRKADFNNDPYMQEFGLTISTAMMEVRGRVLPPPKLQYGGRTKQQALPNQGVWDMRGKQFFTGVEIRVWAVACFAPQRTVREDALRNFTQQLQKISNDAGMPIIGQPCFCKYANGPDQVEPMFRYLKSTFTGLQLVCVVLPGKTPVYAEVKRVGDTVLGMATQCVQAKNVNKTSPQTLSNLCLKINVKLGGINSILVPGIRPKVFNEPVIFLGADVTHPPAGDNKKPSIAAVVGSMDAHPSRYAATVRVQQHRQEVIQELSSMVKELLIQFYKSTRFKPNRIILYRDGVSEGQFQTVLQHELTAMREACIKLEADYKPGITYIAVQKRHHTRLFCSDKKEQSGKSGNIPAGTTVDVGITHPTEFDFYLCSHQGIQGTSRPSHYHVLWDDNHFDSDELQCLTYQLCHTYVRCTRSVSIPAPAYYAHLVAFRARYHLVEKEHDSGEGSHQSGNSEDRTPSAMARAVTVHVDTNRVMYFA, encoded by the exons ATGTACCCTGTTGGGCAGC CACCTGGTCCTCCTGGCCCACCCGGTCCCTCGGGTCCGGGTGGACCCCCAGGACCAGCTGGCCCCCCAGTGCCCCGACCCTTGTCCTTGCCGCCGGGACCCACAGCGGTCCCTGGCCCCATCACTACCATTGTACCGCAGGCCCCTGGTACGCCAGCTGTGGCAACGGGGACAGGCATGACTGCCCTCTTACCGCCAGAACTTCCTA acacACCAGCTTTTGTAGCACCAAGAAGACCGAATCTCGGGCGAGAAGGTCGACCTATCACGTTGCGGGCCAATCACTTCCAGATCTCTATGCCAAGAGGTTACATTCACCACTATGATATTAGTATTACCCCTGATAAATGCCCGCGCAAGGTTAATCGGGAAATTATTGAGACGATGGTTCATGCTTTCCCTAGAATTTTTGGCACTCTAAAG ccTGTCTTTGATGGGAGAAGCAATTTATACACCAGAGATCCCCTGCCCATTGGTAATGAAAAAATGGAGCTTGAG GTAACGTTACCAGGGGAAGGACGAGACAGGGTGTTCAAGGTAGCGATGAAATGGTTAGCACAAGTAAATTTATATACGTTAGAAGAAGCATTGGAGGGACGGACGAGAACCATTCCTTATGATGCTATACAA GCACTAGATGTCGTTATGCGTCATCTGCCATCCATGACGTACACACCAGTGGGCAGGTCCTTCTTCTCTGCTCCTGATGGCTATTATCACCCcttgggaggtggaagggaagtgtGGTTTGGCTTCCATCAAAGTGTAAGACCTTCACAGTGGAAGATGATGCTTAACATTGACG tgtCAGCTACAGCATTTTACAAGGCCCAGGCAGTAATAGAGTTTATGTGTGAAGTATTAGATATTCGAGAAATAGGTGAGCAGAGGAAGCCTCTAACAGATTCCCAGCGTGTCAAGTTCACAAAAGAAATTAAGGGTCTGAAg ATTGAGATCACACACTGTGGTGCGATGCGAAGAAAGTACAGGGTGTGTAATGTCACAAGAAGACCAGCACAGATGCAGTC GTTCCCATTGCAGCTAGAGAATGGTCAGACTGTGGAATGTACTGTTGCAAAATATTTCCTTGACAAATACAAAATGAAACTCAGGTTCCCCCATCTACCTTGCCTTCAG gtgggacaagaacacaaacacacataccttcCTCTGGAAGTATGCAACATTGTACCTGGACAACGATGCATCAAGAAActaacagacatgcagacatcTACCATGATCAAGGCAACAGCTAGATCTGCAccggatagggagagagagatcaacaatCTGGTCCGAAAGGCGGACTTTAACAATGACCCATACATGCAAGAATTTGGTCTGACGATCAGTACAGCTATGATGGAG GTCCGAGGCCGCGTACTCCCACCCCCAAAGCTCCAATATGGAGGGCGAACAAAGCAGCAAGCTCTGCCCAACCAGGGGGTGTGGGACATGAGGGGGAAACAGTTCTTCACAGGGGTAGAAATCCGCGTGTGGGCCGTTGCATGCTTCGCCCCACAGCGCACAGTGAGAGAAGATGCGCTGCGCAATTTTACACAGCAACTACAAAAGATTAGTAATGATGCTG GCATGCCCATCATTGGCCAGCCGTGCTTCTGCAAGTATGCCAACGGTCCTGACCAGGTAGAGCCCATGTTCCGTTACCTGAAGAGCACATTCACCGGTCTGCAGCTTGTATGTGTTGTTCTACCAGGCAAAACTCCTGTCTATG CTGAAGTGAAGCGTGTGGGTGACACGGTCTTAGGAATGGCTACCCAATGTGTCCAGGCCAAGAATGTGAACAAAACCTCACCACAAACACTGTCCAACCTCTGTCTCAAAATAAATGTGAAGTTGGGAGGCATCAACTCCATTCTTGTTCCAGGCATCAG ACCAAAAGTGTTCAATGAGCCTGTGATCTTCCTGGGTGCTGATGTAACTCATCCACCAGCGGGTGATAATAAGAAGCCGTCCATTGCAGCCGTAGTAGGATCTATGGATGCTCATCCATCACGCTATGCTGCAACTGTCCGGGTCCAGCAGCACAGACAG GAGGTGATCCAGGAGCTCTCTTCTATGGTGAAGGAGCTGCTCATCCAGTTCTACAAGTCTACGCGGTTCAAGCCCAACAGGATCATCCTTTATCGGGATGGTGTGAGCGAGGGGCAATTCCAAACCGTGCTCCAGCATGAGCTGACTGCCATGAGAGAGGCTTGCATAAAGTTGGAAGCGGACTACAAGCCTGGTATCACTTACATTGCTGTGCAGAAGAGACATCATACGAG ATTGTTCTGTTCTGACAAGAAAGAACAGAGTGGCAAGAGTGGTAATATTCCTGCAGGTACAACTGTTGATGTAGGTATCACGCATCCAACTGAGTTTGACTTCTACCTCTGCTCTCATCAGGGTATccag GGCACAAGTCGTCCCAGTCACTACCATGTACTGTGGGATGATAACCACTTTGACAGTGATGAGCTGCAGTGCCTGACTTACCAGTTGTGTCATACATATGTAAGATGTACACGATCAGTCTCCATACCTGCTCCAGCCTATTATGCTCACTTGGTAGCCTTCAGGGCTCGTTATCATCTCGTCGAAAAGGAGCATGACAG TGGAGAGGGGTCACACCAATCTGGCAACAGTGAGGATCGCACACCATCTGCCATGGCAAGGGCAGTTACAGTGCATGTCGACACAAACAGAGTCATGTACTTTGCTTAA
- the LOC125040923 gene encoding protein argonaute-2-like isoform X1, producing MYPVGQPPGPPGPPGPSGPGGPPGPAGPPVPRPLSLPPGPTAVPGPITTIVPQAPGTPAVATGTGMTALLPPELPNTPAFVAPRRPNLGREGRPITLRANHFQISMPRGYIHHYDISITPDKCPRKVNREIIETMVHAFPRIFGTLKPVFDGRSNLYTRDPLPIGNEKMELEVTLPGEGRDRVFKVAMKWLAQVNLYTLEEALEGRTRTIPYDAIQALDVVMRHLPSMTYTPVGRSFFSAPDGYYHPLGGGREVWFGFHQSVRPSQWKMMLNIDVSATAFYKAQAVIEFMCEVLDIREIGEQRKPLTDSQRVKFTKEIKGLKIEITHCGAMRRKYRVCNVTRRPAQMQSFPLQLENGQTVECTVAKYFLDKYKMKLRFPHLPCLQVGQEHKHTYLPLEVCNIVPGQRCIKKLTDMQTSTMIKATARSAPDREREINNLVRKADFNNDPYMQEFGLTISTAMMEVRGRVLPPPKLQYGGRTKQQALPNQGVWDMRGKQFFTGVEIRVWAVACFAPQRTVREDALRNFTQQLQKISNDAGMPIIGQPCFCKYANGPDQVEPMFRYLKSTFTGLQLVCVVLPGKTPVYAEVKRVGDTVLGMATQCVQAKNVNKTSPQTLSNLCLKINVKLGGINSILVPGIRPKVFNEPVIFLGADVTHPPAGDNKKPSIAAVVGSMDAHPSRYAATVRVQQHRQNGSTTQGQSASDGSRPRQLTFARTAHDEVIQELSSMVKELLIQFYKSTRFKPNRIILYRDGVSEGQFQTVLQHELTAMREACIKLEADYKPGITYIAVQKRHHTRLFCSDKKEQSGKSGNIPAGTTVDVGITHPTEFDFYLCSHQGIQGTSRPSHYHVLWDDNHFDSDELQCLTYQLCHTYVRCTRSVSIPAPAYYAHLVAFRARYHLVEKEHDSGEGSHQSGNSEDRTPSAMARAVTVHVDTNRVMYFA from the exons ATGTACCCTGTTGGGCAGC CACCTGGTCCTCCTGGCCCACCCGGTCCCTCGGGTCCGGGTGGACCCCCAGGACCAGCTGGCCCCCCAGTGCCCCGACCCTTGTCCTTGCCGCCGGGACCCACAGCGGTCCCTGGCCCCATCACTACCATTGTACCGCAGGCCCCTGGTACGCCAGCTGTGGCAACGGGGACAGGCATGACTGCCCTCTTACCGCCAGAACTTCCTA acacACCAGCTTTTGTAGCACCAAGAAGACCGAATCTCGGGCGAGAAGGTCGACCTATCACGTTGCGGGCCAATCACTTCCAGATCTCTATGCCAAGAGGTTACATTCACCACTATGATATTAGTATTACCCCTGATAAATGCCCGCGCAAGGTTAATCGGGAAATTATTGAGACGATGGTTCATGCTTTCCCTAGAATTTTTGGCACTCTAAAG ccTGTCTTTGATGGGAGAAGCAATTTATACACCAGAGATCCCCTGCCCATTGGTAATGAAAAAATGGAGCTTGAG GTAACGTTACCAGGGGAAGGACGAGACAGGGTGTTCAAGGTAGCGATGAAATGGTTAGCACAAGTAAATTTATATACGTTAGAAGAAGCATTGGAGGGACGGACGAGAACCATTCCTTATGATGCTATACAA GCACTAGATGTCGTTATGCGTCATCTGCCATCCATGACGTACACACCAGTGGGCAGGTCCTTCTTCTCTGCTCCTGATGGCTATTATCACCCcttgggaggtggaagggaagtgtGGTTTGGCTTCCATCAAAGTGTAAGACCTTCACAGTGGAAGATGATGCTTAACATTGACG tgtCAGCTACAGCATTTTACAAGGCCCAGGCAGTAATAGAGTTTATGTGTGAAGTATTAGATATTCGAGAAATAGGTGAGCAGAGGAAGCCTCTAACAGATTCCCAGCGTGTCAAGTTCACAAAAGAAATTAAGGGTCTGAAg ATTGAGATCACACACTGTGGTGCGATGCGAAGAAAGTACAGGGTGTGTAATGTCACAAGAAGACCAGCACAGATGCAGTC GTTCCCATTGCAGCTAGAGAATGGTCAGACTGTGGAATGTACTGTTGCAAAATATTTCCTTGACAAATACAAAATGAAACTCAGGTTCCCCCATCTACCTTGCCTTCAG gtgggacaagaacacaaacacacataccttcCTCTGGAAGTATGCAACATTGTACCTGGACAACGATGCATCAAGAAActaacagacatgcagacatcTACCATGATCAAGGCAACAGCTAGATCTGCAccggatagggagagagagatcaacaatCTGGTCCGAAAGGCGGACTTTAACAATGACCCATACATGCAAGAATTTGGTCTGACGATCAGTACAGCTATGATGGAG GTCCGAGGCCGCGTACTCCCACCCCCAAAGCTCCAATATGGAGGGCGAACAAAGCAGCAAGCTCTGCCCAACCAGGGGGTGTGGGACATGAGGGGGAAACAGTTCTTCACAGGGGTAGAAATCCGCGTGTGGGCCGTTGCATGCTTCGCCCCACAGCGCACAGTGAGAGAAGATGCGCTGCGCAATTTTACACAGCAACTACAAAAGATTAGTAATGATGCTG GCATGCCCATCATTGGCCAGCCGTGCTTCTGCAAGTATGCCAACGGTCCTGACCAGGTAGAGCCCATGTTCCGTTACCTGAAGAGCACATTCACCGGTCTGCAGCTTGTATGTGTTGTTCTACCAGGCAAAACTCCTGTCTATG CTGAAGTGAAGCGTGTGGGTGACACGGTCTTAGGAATGGCTACCCAATGTGTCCAGGCCAAGAATGTGAACAAAACCTCACCACAAACACTGTCCAACCTCTGTCTCAAAATAAATGTGAAGTTGGGAGGCATCAACTCCATTCTTGTTCCAGGCATCAG ACCAAAAGTGTTCAATGAGCCTGTGATCTTCCTGGGTGCTGATGTAACTCATCCACCAGCGGGTGATAATAAGAAGCCGTCCATTGCAGCCGTAGTAGGATCTATGGATGCTCATCCATCACGCTATGCTGCAACTGTCCGGGTCCAGCAGCACAGACAG AATGGATCAACAACACAAGGCCAAAGTGCCAGTGACGGCTCGCGACCCAGACAACTGACTTTCGCGAGGACGGCACATGAC GAGGTGATCCAGGAGCTCTCTTCTATGGTGAAGGAGCTGCTCATCCAGTTCTACAAGTCTACGCGGTTCAAGCCCAACAGGATCATCCTTTATCGGGATGGTGTGAGCGAGGGGCAATTCCAAACCGTGCTCCAGCATGAGCTGACTGCCATGAGAGAGGCTTGCATAAAGTTGGAAGCGGACTACAAGCCTGGTATCACTTACATTGCTGTGCAGAAGAGACATCATACGAG ATTGTTCTGTTCTGACAAGAAAGAACAGAGTGGCAAGAGTGGTAATATTCCTGCAGGTACAACTGTTGATGTAGGTATCACGCATCCAACTGAGTTTGACTTCTACCTCTGCTCTCATCAGGGTATccag GGCACAAGTCGTCCCAGTCACTACCATGTACTGTGGGATGATAACCACTTTGACAGTGATGAGCTGCAGTGCCTGACTTACCAGTTGTGTCATACATATGTAAGATGTACACGATCAGTCTCCATACCTGCTCCAGCCTATTATGCTCACTTGGTAGCCTTCAGGGCTCGTTATCATCTCGTCGAAAAGGAGCATGACAG TGGAGAGGGGTCACACCAATCTGGCAACAGTGAGGATCGCACACCATCTGCCATGGCAAGGGCAGTTACAGTGCATGTCGACACAAACAGAGTCATGTACTTTGCTTAA
- the LOC125040722 gene encoding 39S ribosomal protein L53, mitochondrial-like gives MALPYRVSGTLTKSAGLAAAIAKQSKILSFKPAKKIEFSFDPFRERTVSLRCILSLFNQERVRDTNPNCAVKTTVVCDRSEPTINITLASGHKILFKTQYLETVEILKKFNELVSSQVEAAESSSTPVKGTKTTKQGKRRT, from the exons ATGGCGCTCCCGTACCGCGTGTCTGGCACCCTCACCAAGAGCGCAGGACTCGCGGCCGCCATCGCCAAGCAGTCCAAGATCCTTAGCTTCAAACCCGCGAAGAAAATCGAGTTCTCCTTCGATCCCTTTCGAGAGAGGACTGTGTCTCTGAG ATGCATTCTTAGTCTTTTCAATCAAGAAAGGGTTCGTGACACCAATCCAAACTGCGCTGTGAAGACCACCGTTGTTTGTGACAGATCCGAGCCCACGATAAACATTACTCTTG CTTCAGGTCATAAAATACTATTTAAGACACAGTATCTCGAGACCGTGGAAATACTCAAGAAATTTAATGAGCTGGTGAGCAGTCAAGTAGAAGCAGCAGAGTCGAGCTCAACCCCAGTAAAAGGCACCAAGACGACAAAGCAGGGAAAGAGAAGGACGTAG